In one Thioclava sp. ES.031 genomic region, the following are encoded:
- the petB gene encoding cytochrome b translates to MSGIPHDHYEPKTGFEKWTHKRLPIIGLIYDTIMIPTPKNLNWWWIWGIVLAFCLVLQIVTGIVLVMHYTPHVDLAFASVEHIMRDVNGGYMLRYIHANGASLFFLAVYIHIFRGLYYGSYKAPREITWIIGMIIYLCMMGTAFMGYVLPWGQMSFWGATVITGLFGAIPGIGESIQAWLLGGPAVDNATLNRFFSLHYLLPFVIAALVIVHIWAFHTTGNNNPTGVPVRTGSKAEAEKDTLPFWPYFVIKDLFALAVILLVFAAVVGFMPNYLGHPDNYIEANPLATPAHIVPEWYFLPFYAILRAFTSDVWAVMFVNWITFGIVDAKFFGVLAMFGAILVMALAPWLDTSKVRSGAYRPMFKWWFWLLAIDFMVLMWVGAMPTDGIYPYISLIGATYWFVYFLVILPLLGLIEKPQPMPATIEEDFNHHYDIKSAE, encoded by the coding sequence ATGTCGGGCATTCCCCACGACCATTACGAGCCCAAGACGGGCTTCGAGAAATGGACGCATAAGCGTCTTCCGATCATCGGGCTGATCTACGACACGATCATGATCCCCACCCCCAAGAACCTGAACTGGTGGTGGATCTGGGGCATCGTGCTGGCCTTCTGCCTCGTGCTGCAGATCGTCACCGGCATCGTTCTGGTGATGCATTACACCCCGCATGTCGATCTGGCCTTCGCCTCGGTCGAGCACATCATGCGTGACGTGAATGGCGGCTACATGCTGCGCTACATTCACGCGAACGGCGCCTCGCTGTTCTTCCTCGCCGTCTATATCCACATCTTCCGCGGCCTCTATTACGGCTCCTACAAGGCGCCCCGCGAGATCACCTGGATCATCGGCATGATCATCTACCTGTGCATGATGGGCACAGCGTTCATGGGCTACGTTCTGCCCTGGGGTCAGATGTCCTTCTGGGGCGCGACCGTGATCACCGGCCTGTTCGGCGCAATCCCGGGCATCGGCGAGTCGATCCAGGCTTGGCTGCTCGGCGGCCCGGCGGTGGACAACGCGACGCTGAACCGCTTCTTCTCGCTGCACTACCTGCTGCCCTTCGTGATCGCGGCGCTGGTGATCGTGCATATCTGGGCCTTCCACACCACGGGCAACAACAACCCGACGGGCGTTCCGGTCCGCACCGGCTCGAAAGCGGAAGCCGAGAAGGACACCCTGCCCTTCTGGCCCTATTTCGTGATCAAGGACCTCTTCGCGCTCGCCGTGATCCTGCTGGTCTTCGCCGCGGTCGTGGGCTTCATGCCGAACTATCTCGGCCACCCCGACAACTACATCGAGGCGAACCCGCTGGCGACGCCCGCACACATCGTGCCGGAATGGTACTTCCTGCCGTTCTACGCGATCCTGCGGGCCTTCACCTCGGACGTCTGGGCCGTGATGTTCGTCAACTGGATCACCTTCGGAATCGTCGACGCGAAGTTCTTCGGCGTGCTCGCGATGTTCGGCGCGATCCTCGTGATGGCGCTGGCCCCGTGGCTCGACACCTCGAAAGTGCGCTCGGGCGCCTACCGCCCGATGTTCAAATGGTGGTTCTGGCTGCTGGCGATCGACTTCATGGTGCTGATGTGGGTGGGCGCGATGCCGACCGACGGGATCTATCCCTACATCTCGCTGATCGGCGCGACCTACTGGTTCGTCTACTTCCTCGTGATCCTGCCGCTGCTTGGCCTGATCGAGAAGCCGCAACCGATGCCGGCGACGATCGAGGAAGACTTCAACCACCACTACGACATCAAATCGGCTGAATGA
- a CDS encoding FAD-dependent oxidoreductase, whose product MPHPVLIVGAGPTGLTAAYELARQGVPVRLIEKSARPATTSRAIAVQARTLEMLAQRGLADTLVARGVQTRIAQFYGEGAPLFRLDFAHLESRFPYILFVSQVETEAVLRDACKAVGVETEWDTELVAIAREGHDAQARPMAVLRGPNGTLEELRPDWVIASGGAHSLIRRTLNLPFEGKSVGQGFVLGDQRVSGALAPEELHIFSSSDGFLGMFPLGGGRFRLIASDVAGSEQPDLQTLQQVFDARAHLPATLHDLKWSSRFAINSRMVGTLRVGRFLLGGDAAHIHSPAGGQGMNTGMQDMMNLGWKLARVIEGKAPESLLDSYEAERLPVIRDLLHGTEALTANMASTSPMRRMLIDHLSPYLGSRDLVQEKVAARMGQIAIGYEGGPLADGPHARGTIAPGARLPDPPLEVDRDGAWHPAHAQELVDPSGFVLLCAGDGPAPQSRFAKSLKLRPVPDHAEAFAQIFGHDGAAVLVRPDGYVALSAPLTDAARAVAAYAAAHFAS is encoded by the coding sequence ATGCCCCATCCTGTGCTGATCGTGGGGGCCGGCCCGACCGGTCTCACTGCCGCTTACGAACTGGCCCGCCAAGGCGTGCCCGTCCGCCTGATCGAGAAATCTGCACGCCCCGCCACCACCTCGCGCGCGATCGCGGTTCAGGCCCGCACGCTGGAGATGCTGGCGCAGCGCGGTCTGGCAGACACCCTTGTGGCGCGGGGCGTGCAGACCCGGATCGCGCAGTTCTATGGCGAGGGCGCCCCGCTCTTCCGGCTCGACTTCGCCCATCTCGAGAGCCGCTTCCCCTACATCCTCTTCGTCTCGCAGGTCGAAACCGAGGCCGTGCTGCGCGACGCCTGCAAGGCCGTCGGGGTCGAAACCGAATGGGACACCGAACTCGTCGCGATCGCCCGCGAGGGTCACGATGCGCAGGCGCGCCCCATGGCGGTGCTGCGCGGTCCAAATGGTACGCTCGAAGAGCTGCGCCCCGATTGGGTGATTGCCAGCGGCGGGGCGCATAGCCTGATCCGCCGCACGCTCAATCTGCCCTTCGAGGGGAAATCCGTGGGTCAGGGCTTCGTGCTCGGCGACCAGAGGGTCAGCGGCGCGCTCGCCCCCGAGGAACTGCATATCTTCTCCTCCAGCGACGGCTTTCTGGGCATGTTTCCCTTGGGCGGCGGACGTTTCCGGCTCATCGCCTCCGATGTCGCGGGCAGCGAGCAGCCCGATCTGCAGACGCTGCAGCAGGTCTTCGATGCCCGTGCCCATCTGCCCGCGACGCTGCATGACCTCAAGTGGTCCTCGCGCTTCGCGATCAACAGCCGGATGGTCGGGACGCTGCGCGTTGGGCGCTTCCTGCTGGGCGGCGATGCCGCGCATATCCACTCGCCCGCGGGCGGTCAGGGAATGAATACGGGCATGCAGGACATGATGAACCTCGGCTGGAAGCTCGCGCGGGTGATTGAGGGCAAAGCGCCCGAAAGCCTGCTAGACAGCTATGAAGCCGAGCGGCTGCCGGTGATCCGCGATCTGTTGCACGGGACCGAGGCGCTGACCGCGAACATGGCCTCGACCTCGCCCATGCGCCGGATGCTGATCGACCATCTCAGCCCCTATCTCGGCAGCCGCGATCTCGTGCAGGAGAAAGTCGCGGCCCGGATGGGCCAGATCGCGATCGGCTATGAGGGCGGACCACTCGCCGACGGCCCGCATGCGCGCGGCACCATCGCACCGGGCGCGCGCCTCCCCGACCCGCCGTTGGAGGTGGACCGCGATGGGGCATGGCATCCGGCCCACGCGCAGGAGCTGGTCGATCCGTCGGGGTTCGTCCTGCTCTGCGCGGGGGATGGCCCCGCCCCGCAGAGCCGCTTTGCCAAAAGCCTGAAACTACGCCCCGTCCCCGACCACGCGGAGGCGTTCGCGCAGATCTTCGGCCACGACGGCGCGGCGGTGCTGGTGCGGCCCGACGGCTACGTGGCACTGAGCGCGCCGCTTACCGACGCAGCCCGCGCGGTCGCGGCTTACGCGGCGGCGCATTTCGCCAGCTGA
- a CDS encoding cytochrome c1: protein MKHLLISALSALVIGASALTSPAMAAESGESHVEDIDFSFEGPFGTFDQQQLRRGFQVYREVCSACHGLRYVAFRTLADQGGPMMDPAWVRAYAAEFTVMDKETGEERPGKETDHFPFISGMGMGPDLSLMAKARAGFHGPYGLGINQFFRGIGGPEYIYSVLTGYTGEEKEEAGSYFYGNHTFPGGWIAMPPPLSEDLIEYEDGTPATVEQMAQDVSAFLMWTAEPKLESRKRWGFVAVLMLAVLSTLLYLTNKKLWAPHKGKKFDL, encoded by the coding sequence ATGAAACATCTTCTGATCTCTGCCCTGTCGGCGCTGGTGATCGGGGCAAGCGCCCTGACCTCCCCGGCGATGGCGGCCGAAAGCGGCGAAAGCCATGTCGAGGATATCGACTTCTCCTTCGAGGGCCCCTTCGGGACCTTCGACCAACAGCAGCTGCGTCGCGGCTTCCAGGTCTACCGGGAGGTCTGCTCGGCCTGCCACGGCCTGCGCTATGTCGCCTTCCGCACGCTCGCTGATCAGGGCGGCCCGATGATGGACCCGGCCTGGGTGCGCGCCTATGCCGCCGAGTTCACCGTGATGGACAAGGAAACCGGCGAAGAGCGCCCCGGCAAAGAGACCGACCACTTCCCGTTCATCTCCGGCATGGGCATGGGTCCGGACCTGTCGCTGATGGCGAAAGCGCGTGCGGGCTTCCACGGCCCCTACGGCCTCGGCATCAACCAGTTCTTCCGCGGCATCGGCGGTCCCGAGTATATCTACTCGGTCCTGACCGGTTACACCGGCGAAGAGAAGGAAGAGGCGGGCTCGTATTTCTACGGCAACCACACCTTCCCGGGTGGTTGGATCGCCATGCCTCCGCCGCTCTCGGAAGACCTCATCGAATATGAGGACGGCACGCCCGCCACCGTCGAACAGATGGCCCAGGACGTGTCCGCCTTCCTGATGTGGACGGCCGAGCCGAAGCTGGAATCGCGCAAGCGCTGGGGCTTCGTCGCGGTGCTGATGCTGGCGGTGCTGAGCACGCTGCTCTACCTGACCAACAAGAAGCTCTGGGCGCCGCATAAGGGCAAGAAGTTCGACCTGTAA
- the petA gene encoding ubiquinol-cytochrome c reductase iron-sulfur subunit — protein MSHADNNAGTRRDFLYYATAGTGAVVTGAAVWPLVNQMNASADVKALSSIYVDISGVETGTQLTVKWRGKPVFIRRRTEEEIELGREVPLADLVDTSAENANKPGAEATDENRTLDEAGEWLVMIGVCTHLGCVPIGNGSGDYHGWFCPCHGSHYDTAGRIRKGPAPRNLDIPVAQFTDETTIKLG, from the coding sequence GTGTCCCACGCAGATAATAACGCAGGCACCCGGAGGGATTTCCTCTATTACGCCACCGCCGGCACCGGTGCGGTGGTGACCGGCGCAGCCGTCTGGCCGCTGGTGAACCAGATGAATGCCTCGGCCGACGTCAAGGCGCTCTCGTCGATCTATGTCGACATCTCGGGCGTCGAGACCGGCACGCAGCTCACGGTGAAATGGCGCGGCAAGCCGGTCTTCATCCGCCGCCGCACCGAGGAAGAGATCGAACTGGGGCGTGAAGTGCCGCTCGCCGATCTGGTCGACACCTCCGCCGAGAACGCGAACAAGCCGGGCGCCGAAGCGACCGACGAGAACCGCACGCTCGACGAGGCGGGCGAGTGGCTGGTGATGATCGGCGTGTGCACCCACTTGGGCTGCGTGCCGATCGGCAACGGCTCCGGGGACTACCACGGCTGGTTCTGCCCCTGCCACGGGTCGCATTACGACACCGCCGGCCGGATCCGCAAAGGCCCCGCACCGCGCAATCTCGATATCCCGGTGGCCCAGTTCACCGATGAAACCACCATCAAGCTGGGCTGA
- a CDS encoding glutathione S-transferase family protein codes for MIRLYHVALSPFCRKVRLTLAEKKLEVELVEERYWEQQPDFLRRNPAGKVPVLKMDGMMMAESQAICEYIDETHTDAPLMPRDPAARYEVRRLCAWFDDKFNSEVTARIMGERVWKKVRKEGYPDSKTVKAGLSAIKYHLDYMGWLLEQRRWLAGDVMTLADFSAAAHLSCLDYISDVDWNRQEAVKDWYAKIKSRPAFRSLLADQLPGMPPASQYAELDF; via the coding sequence ATGATCCGCCTCTACCATGTCGCCCTCTCCCCGTTCTGCCGCAAGGTCCGCCTCACGCTGGCCGAGAAGAAACTCGAGGTCGAACTCGTCGAGGAACGCTACTGGGAACAGCAGCCCGATTTCCTGCGCCGCAACCCGGCGGGCAAGGTCCCGGTGCTGAAGATGGACGGCATGATGATGGCCGAGAGCCAGGCGATCTGCGAATATATCGACGAGACCCATACCGACGCACCGCTGATGCCGCGCGATCCCGCCGCGCGCTACGAGGTGCGCCGCCTATGCGCGTGGTTCGACGACAAGTTCAATTCCGAGGTCACCGCGCGGATCATGGGCGAGCGGGTCTGGAAGAAGGTCCGCAAGGAAGGTTATCCGGACAGCAAGACCGTGAAGGCGGGCCTGTCCGCGATCAAGTATCACCTCGATTACATGGGCTGGCTGCTGGAACAGCGGCGCTGGCTCGCAGGCGACGTGATGACGCTTGCGGATTTCTCGGCCGCCGCGCATCTGAGCTGCCTCGACTATATCTCCGACGTCGACTGGAACCGGCAGGAGGCCGTGAAGGACTGGTATGCGAAGATCAAGTCGCGCCCGGCCTTCCGCTCGCTTCTGGCCGATCAGCTGCCCGGCATGCCGCCCGCGTCGCAATATGCGGAGCTGGATTTCTGA
- the queG gene encoding tRNA epoxyqueuosine(34) reductase QueG, translating into MSAELKARLIETALAEGFSKARITTPDAIPQAAERLAAFVGAGMHGQMGWMEERMGWRGDPAALWSEGRSVVMLAETYTPDYDPLDLLKARDHGVISAYAQGKDYHDLVKKRLKRVGRWLLEQAPEGEEIKVFVDTAPVMEKPLGEASGLGWQGKHTNLLARDLGSWFFLGAIFTTVELPPDAPEISHCGSCTACLDICPTEAFPAPYQLDARRCISYLTIEHKGPIDEELRAKMGNRIYGCDDCLAVCPWNKFAAEAREARYHGGVGAPPLAELAALDDAGFRARFSGSPIKRIGRDRFLRNVLYAIGNSEDPKLAEAAHPHLDDPDPVVAEAARWALEQLAQVSR; encoded by the coding sequence ATGAGTGCGGAGTTGAAAGCGCGGTTGATAGAGACGGCCCTTGCCGAGGGTTTCTCAAAGGCGCGCATCACCACGCCCGACGCGATCCCGCAGGCCGCCGAGCGGCTGGCCGCCTTCGTGGGCGCAGGCATGCATGGCCAGATGGGCTGGATGGAAGAGCGCATGGGCTGGCGCGGCGATCCGGCGGCGCTGTGGTCCGAGGGGCGCTCGGTGGTGATGCTGGCCGAGACCTACACGCCCGATTACGACCCGCTGGACCTGCTGAAGGCGCGCGATCACGGGGTGATCTCGGCCTATGCGCAGGGCAAGGATTACCATGATCTGGTGAAGAAGCGGCTCAAGCGCGTCGGGCGCTGGTTGCTGGAGCAGGCGCCGGAGGGCGAGGAGATCAAGGTCTTCGTCGATACCGCCCCGGTGATGGAGAAGCCGTTGGGCGAGGCCTCGGGGCTAGGCTGGCAGGGCAAGCACACGAACCTTCTGGCGCGCGATCTGGGCAGCTGGTTCTTCCTCGGCGCGATCTTCACCACGGTGGAGCTGCCGCCCGACGCGCCGGAGATCAGCCATTGCGGGTCGTGCACGGCCTGCCTCGACATCTGCCCGACCGAGGCCTTTCCCGCGCCGTACCAACTCGATGCGCGGCGCTGCATTTCTTATCTCACGATCGAGCACAAGGGGCCGATCGACGAGGAGCTGCGCGCCAAGATGGGCAACCGGATCTATGGCTGCGACGACTGTCTGGCCGTCTGCCCGTGGAACAAGTTCGCCGCCGAGGCGCGCGAGGCGCGCTATCACGGCGGCGTCGGCGCGCCGCCCCTGGCGGAACTGGCCGCGCTCGACGATGCGGGGTTCCGGGCGCGGTTCTCGGGCTCGCCGATCAAGCGGATCGGGCGCGACCGGTTCCTGCGCAACGTCCTCTATGCGATCGGAAATTCCGAGGATCCGAAACTGGCCGAGGCCGCGCACCCGCATCTGGACGATCCCGATCCGGTGGTGGCCGAGGCCGCGCGATGGGCGCTCGAGCAGCTTGCGCAGGTATCGCGATGA
- a CDS encoding DMT family transporter: MTPVTTQTPRPLLGIALKLGTVTGFVIMQALIKSVSDRVPPGEAVFFRSFFGIVPILLWLLWRGDLHGGLRVEKPINHVMRGVVGTTAMALSFAALAFLPLPEATALGYAAPLLTVVFAALLLGETVRIFRFSAVGLGMVGVLIVLWPRLGGSGPEGGAEALGAGLALAGATCAALAQIQIRRMVGTERTSAIVFWFSCTASVLSLASLPFGWVVPTAGEATLLILAGLIGGTGQIMLTSAYRFADASLVAPFDYASMLLALVIGYTIFSEVPSHATLAGAALIIAAGIAIILREHWLGLERKRARKAATPQG; encoded by the coding sequence ATGACACCCGTTACCACCCAGACCCCTCGGCCACTCCTTGGGATCGCGCTGAAGCTCGGCACGGTCACGGGCTTCGTCATCATGCAGGCGCTTATCAAATCGGTCTCGGACCGGGTGCCGCCGGGCGAGGCGGTGTTCTTTCGCTCCTTCTTCGGCATCGTGCCGATCCTGCTGTGGCTGCTGTGGCGCGGTGATTTGCATGGCGGGTTGCGGGTGGAAAAACCGATAAACCACGTCATGCGCGGCGTCGTGGGAACAACCGCGATGGCGCTGAGTTTCGCAGCGCTTGCCTTCCTGCCGCTGCCCGAAGCGACCGCTCTGGGCTATGCGGCCCCCTTGCTGACCGTCGTCTTTGCGGCGCTCCTGCTGGGCGAGACGGTTCGGATCTTCCGCTTCTCGGCGGTCGGGCTGGGCATGGTCGGCGTTCTGATCGTGCTCTGGCCCCGGCTGGGCGGCAGCGGGCCGGAAGGCGGGGCGGAAGCGCTTGGCGCCGGGCTGGCGCTGGCGGGCGCAACCTGCGCGGCGCTGGCGCAGATCCAGATCCGCCGCATGGTCGGGACGGAGCGCACCTCGGCCATCGTCTTCTGGTTCTCCTGCACCGCCTCGGTGCTCTCGCTGGCCTCCCTGCCCTTCGGTTGGGTCGTGCCGACCGCGGGGGAGGCGACGCTTCTGATCCTCGCAGGGCTGATCGGCGGCACCGGGCAGATCATGCTCACCTCGGCCTATCGCTTCGCCGATGCCTCGCTGGTGGCGCCGTTCGACTACGCCTCGATGCTGCTGGCGCTGGTGATCGGCTACACCATCTTCTCGGAAGTGCCGAGCCATGCGACCTTGGCCGGGGCCGCGCTCATCATCGCGGCCGGCATCGCGATCATTCTGCGCGAGCATTGGCTGGGGCTGGAGCGCAAGCGCGCGCGCAAGGCCGCAACGCCCCAAGGCTGA
- a CDS encoding response regulator: protein MPYSADPHLLIVDDDERIRTLLKSFLQRHGFLVTAARDAGHARALLSGLEFSLIVMDVMMPGEDGLSLTRDLRARSIATPILLLTARGETRERIEGLEAGADDYLAKPFEPKELLLRINAILRRVPQETESGPKYLSLGPLKYDQERGELWDGDALVKLTATEVQLMRIFATHAGDVVSRTELIEELGRERGSGEEGGGDRAVDVQITRLRRKIERDPREPRYLQTVRGLGYLLAPD from the coding sequence ATGCCCTACTCGGCCGACCCTCATCTCCTTATCGTCGACGATGACGAGCGCATCCGGACGCTGCTGAAGAGCTTTCTGCAGCGTCACGGCTTTCTCGTTACCGCCGCGCGCGACGCGGGCCATGCGCGCGCGCTGCTTTCGGGGCTGGAATTCAGCCTGATCGTGATGGATGTGATGATGCCGGGCGAGGATGGGCTATCGCTGACCCGCGATCTGCGCGCCAGATCGATCGCGACGCCGATCCTGCTGCTGACGGCGCGCGGCGAGACGCGCGAACGGATCGAGGGGCTGGAGGCGGGCGCCGACGACTATCTCGCGAAACCGTTCGAGCCGAAGGAACTGCTGCTGCGGATCAACGCGATCCTGCGCCGGGTGCCGCAGGAGACCGAGAGCGGTCCGAAATACCTCTCGCTGGGGCCGCTGAAATACGATCAGGAGCGGGGCGAGCTGTGGGATGGCGATGCGCTGGTGAAGCTGACCGCGACCGAGGTGCAGCTGATGCGCATCTTCGCGACTCATGCGGGCGACGTGGTCAGCCGCACGGAACTGATCGAGGAGCTGGGCCGCGAGCGCGGCAGTGGCGAGGAAGGCGGCGGCGATCGGGCGGTCGACGTTCAGATCACGCGCCTGCGCCGAAAGATCGAGCGCGACCCCCGCGAGCCGCGCTATCTGCAGACTGTGCGCGGTCTGGGCTACCTGCTCGCGCCCGACTGA
- a CDS encoding MarR family winged helix-turn-helix transcriptional regulator encodes MADSGSPGGETLLFLTDEQLRKGIEAMFFAYRAFTADPDRLLEEYGYGRAHHRALHFINRQPGLTVTTLLAVLGVTKQSLNRVLRTLIEDGLVESRVGTRDKRERRLHLTAEGETLERALSEAQRGRMRSAYRAAGPQAVAGFRQVLEAMMGPDLHKLYQMMKDD; translated from the coding sequence ATGGCAGATAGCGGAAGCCCCGGGGGCGAGACACTTCTTTTCCTGACGGACGAGCAATTGCGCAAAGGCATCGAGGCGATGTTCTTCGCCTATCGCGCCTTTACCGCCGATCCTGACCGTCTGCTCGAAGAATACGGCTACGGGCGCGCGCATCACCGCGCGCTGCATTTCATCAACCGCCAGCCGGGGCTGACGGTGACGACGCTGCTCGCGGTTCTGGGCGTGACCAAACAGTCGCTCAACCGGGTGCTGCGCACGCTGATCGAGGACGGGTTGGTGGAAAGCCGCGTCGGCACTCGCGACAAGCGCGAGCGGCGGTTGCATCTGACGGCGGAAGGGGAAACGCTGGAACGCGCGCTGTCGGAGGCGCAGCGCGGTCGGATGCGCTCAGCCTATCGCGCGGCAGGACCGCAGGCGGTGGCAGGCTTCCGGCAGGTTCTCGAGGCGATGATGGGCCCCGACTTGCACAAGCTCTATCAAATGATGAAAGACGACTGA
- a CDS encoding branched-chain amino acid aminotransferase, translated as MSGSYDDRDGKIWMDGQLVEWRDANVHILTHALHYASSVFEGERCYNGKIFKGEEHSARLRKSAQLLDMEIPYSVEEIEKAKYDMLKANGWTDAYVRAVAWRGAGEDMGVSARKNPVRLAVAGWEWGNYYGDAKMQGAKLDIAKWRRPDPRTIPAEAKAAGLYMICTMSKHAAEDRGYSDALFMDWRGYVAEATGANIFFVKDGEVHTPKADVFLNGITRQTVIGLLKEKGITVHERLIEPTELAEFEQCWLTGTAAEVTPVSQIRDFNFEVGALTRDIAETYEKLVRA; from the coding sequence ATGTCGGGCTCGTATGACGATCGTGACGGCAAGATCTGGATGGATGGACAGCTTGTGGAGTGGCGCGACGCCAATGTCCACATCCTGACTCACGCGCTGCATTACGCGTCCTCCGTCTTCGAAGGCGAGCGTTGTTACAACGGCAAGATTTTCAAAGGCGAAGAGCATTCCGCCCGCCTGCGCAAATCGGCGCAACTGCTCGACATGGAAATCCCCTATTCGGTCGAAGAGATCGAAAAGGCCAAATACGACATGCTAAAGGCCAATGGCTGGACCGACGCCTATGTGCGTGCGGTGGCCTGGCGTGGCGCGGGCGAGGATATGGGCGTCTCGGCACGCAAGAACCCCGTGCGTCTGGCCGTCGCTGGCTGGGAATGGGGCAATTACTACGGCGATGCGAAGATGCAGGGCGCCAAGCTCGACATCGCGAAATGGCGTCGTCCCGATCCGCGCACGATCCCGGCTGAAGCGAAGGCCGCCGGTCTCTACATGATCTGCACCATGTCCAAGCACGCCGCCGAAGATCGCGGCTATTCGGACGCGCTGTTCATGGACTGGCGCGGCTACGTGGCCGAGGCGACCGGTGCGAACATCTTCTTCGTTAAAGATGGTGAGGTTCACACGCCCAAGGCCGACGTGTTCCTCAACGGGATCACCCGTCAGACCGTGATCGGCCTGCTGAAGGAAAAGGGCATCACCGTCCACGAGCGCCTGATCGAGCCGACCGAACTGGCCGAGTTCGAGCAATGCTGGCTCACCGGTACCGCTGCCGAAGTGACCCCGGTCAGCCAGATCCGCGACTTCAACTTCGAGGTCGGCGCTCTGACCCGCGACATCGCCGAGACTTACGAGAAACTCGTGCGCGCCTGA